Proteins encoded by one window of Vigna radiata var. radiata cultivar VC1973A chromosome 5, Vradiata_ver6, whole genome shotgun sequence:
- the LOC106762148 gene encoding probable glucan 1,3-alpha-glucosidase, which produces MRIKTLRFLFLFFLFLCSHLTFVLSWKKEEFRTCQQTPFCKRARSRIPGSSSLIATDVTISDGDLTAKLTPKSEPQAKPLILTLSVHQHGILRLKIDEDPSLSPPKKRFEVPDVVVPEFTSSKLWLPRLSVEDNGLASSVYLSDGHTAVIRHDPFELFVRDDNSGQRVISLNSHGLFDFEQLKEKSEDDNWEETFRSHTDRRPYGPQSISFDVSFYGADFVYGIPERATSLALRPTRGPNVEESEPYRLFNLDVFEYIHDSPFGLYGSIPFMVSHGKTRGSSGFFWLNAAEMQIDVLAPGWEAESAESHIALPSHRIDTFWMSEAGVVDTFFFIGPSPKDVLQQYTAVTGTPAMPQMFSIAYHQCRWNYRDEEDVEHVDSKFDELDIPYDVLWLDIEHTNGKRYFTWDRTLFPHPEEMQKKLADKGRHMVTIVDPHIKRDDDFYLHKEALKKGYYVKDSSGKDFDGWCWPGSSSYPDTLNPEIRSWWADKFSYQNYVGSTPSLYIWNDMNEPSVFNGPEVTMPRDALHYGGVEHREVHNAYGYYFHMATADGLVKRGDGNDRPFVLSRALFAGSQRYGAVWTGDNTAEWDHLRVSIPMILTLGLTGMSFSGADVGGFFGNPEPELLVRWYQLGAYYPFFRGHAHHDTKRREPWLFGERNTELIKDAIHVRYALLPYFYTLFREANTTGVPVVRPLWMEFPSDEATFSNDEAFMVGSSLLVQGIYTERAKHASVYLPGKESWYDLRTGTVYKGGVTYKLEVTEESIPAFQRAGTIVARKDRFRRSSTQMANDPYTLVIALNSSQAAEGELYIDDGSSFKFLQGAYIHRRFIFSNGKLISIDLAPASGSNRHYSSDAFIERIILLGQASGSKSALIEPSNQKIDIELGPLWFLRARAPAVVTVRKPNVRVAEDWTITVI; this is translated from the exons TCGCCACCGACGTCACCATCTCCGACGGTGACCTTACCGCCAAACTCACCCCAAAATCCGAACCCCAAGCCAAACCCTTGATCCTCACTCTCTCCGTCCACCAACACGGCATCCTCCGTCTCAAGATCGATGAAGATCCCTCCCTCTCCCCTCCCAAGAAACGCTTTGAGGTCCCCGACGTCGTCGTTCCGGAATTCACCTCCTCCAAGCTCTGGCTTCCGCGCCTTTCTGTGGAAGATAACGGCCTTGCCTCCTCCGTCTACCTCTCCGATGGCCACACCGCTGTCATCCGCCACGACCCCTTCGAACTCTTCGTCCGCGACGACAACTCCGGCCAACGCGTCATCTCCCTCAACTCCCACGGCCTCTTCGACTTCGAGCAGCTGAAAGAAAAATCCGAAGACGACAATTGGGAAGAAACTTTCCGCTCCCACACTGACCGTAGACCCTACGGTCCCCAATCAATCTCCTTCGACGTATCTTTCTACGGCGCCGATTTCGTATATGGCATCCCTGAACGCGCCACCAGTCTCGCCCTAAGGCCCACCAGAGGCCCAAACGTCGAAGAATCGGAACCCTACCGTCTCTTCAACCTCGATGTCTTCGAGTACATCCACGATTCCCCTTTCGGCCTCTACGGTTCAATCCCTTTCATGGTTTCTCACGGCAAAACCAGGGGTAGTTCAGGCTTTTTCTGGCTCAACGCTGCGGAGATGCAAATCGACGTTCTTGCCCCTGGCTGGGAAGCTGAGTCTGCCGAGTCTCATATCGCGCTTCCTTCTCACAGAATTGACACGTTTTGGATGAGTGAAGCTGGTGTTGTGGACACCTTCTTTTTCATTGGTCCAAGCCCTAAGGATGTTTTGCAACAGTACACGGCGGTCACCGGTACTCCGGCGATGCCCCAGATGTTTTCAATTGCCTATCATCAGTGCCGGTGGAATTACCGTGATGAGGAGGATGTTGAGCATGTGGATTCTAAGTTTGATGAGTTGGATATTCCTTATGATGTTTTGTGGCTTGACATTGAGCACACTAATGGGAAGAGGTATTTCACTTGGGATAGGACTCTTTTCCCGCACCCTGAGGAGATGCAGAAGAAGTTGGCTGATAAAGGGAGGCACATGGTTACCATTGTTGATCCTCACATTAAGCGGGACGATGATTTTTATTTGCATAAAGAGGCGTTGAAGAAGGGATATTATGTTAAGGATTCCAGTGGCAAGGATTTTGATGGTTGGTGCTGGCCAGGCTCCTCGTCGTATCCTGATACTTTGAACCCGGAGATTAGGTCCTGGTGGGCGGATAAGTTCTCATACCAGAATTATGTTGGTTCTACGCCTTCGCTCTACATATGGAACGACATGAATGAACCTTCTGTTTTCAATGGTCCAGAG GTGACAATGCCTAGAGATGCTTTACACTACGGAGGCGTGGAACATCGAGAGGTGCATAATGCCTATGGATATTACTTCCACATGGCAACAGCTGATGGTCTAGTGAAGCGTGGTGATGGGAACGACAGGCCATTTGTTTTATCAAGAGCATTATTTGCTGGAAGTCAAAGGTATGGAGCAGTTTGGACTGGGGATAACACTGCCGAATGGGATCACTTAAGAGTTTCTATTCCTATGATTTTGACCCTTGGTCTTACTGGGATGTCATTCTCTG GTGCTGATGTTGGTGGATTTTTTGGGAATCCTGAACCCGAGTTATTGGTTCGTTGGTATCAGCTAGGAGCTTACTATCCTTTCTTTAGGGGCCATGCCCATCATGACACAAAGAGACGAGAGCCATGGTTGTTTGG AGAACGAAATACAGAATTGATTAAAGATGCTATACATGTTCGTTATGCCCTTCTCCCATACTTCTACACATTATTCAGGGAAGCTAACACTACTGGTGTTCCTGTGGTTCGTCCACTGTGGATGGAATTCCCATCTGATGAAGCTACTTTTAGCAATGACGAAGCTTTCATGGTTGGGAGTAGCCTTTTAGTGCAAGGGATCTATACTGAG CGAGCTAAGCATGCTTCGGTCTATTTGCCTGGAAAAGAATCCTGGTATGACCTAAGAACTGGAACTGTGTATAAGGGAGGGGTGACATACAAGTTGGAGGTTACAGAGGAGAGCATTCCAGCTTTTCAAAGAGCTGGGACCATTGTTGCAAGGAAAGACCGGTTTCGGCGAAGTTCCACTCAGATGGCAAATGATCCCTACACTCTG GTTATAGCTCTGAATAGTTCCCAAGCAGCTGAAGGTGAACTCTACATTGATGATGGCAGCAGCTTTAAATTTCTACAAGGGGCCTATATCCATAGACGTTTTATTTTCTCGAATGGGAAACTCATTTCTATAGATCTGGCACCTGCTTCCGGTAGCAATAGGCATTATTCATCAGATGCTTTCATTGAGAGGATTATCCTGCTGGGACAAGCTTCTGGCTCAAAAAGTGCACTCATTGAGCCTTCAAACCAAAAGATCGATATTGAACTTGGCCCCCTCTGGTTTCTAAGGGCACGCGCACCAGCTGTTGTGACTGTACGCAAACCTAATGTCCGTGTTGCAGAAGACTGGACTATAACAGTTATTTAA